In Thermotomaculum hydrothermale, a single genomic region encodes these proteins:
- the secD gene encoding protein translocase subunit SecD: MKWRILLVLFLTVGAIYYVYPPQEKINLGLDLRGGVHMVLKVNLDEAWRAELDNSKSNLEYLLKDEKIEFSKITKDDKNLKIIVEGIPADKIEKAKDKFKSYMAGYSMKDLGNGSFEFTMKESMKKEISKQAMRQALLIINNRVDEYGVAEPVIQRQGLESDRIVIELPGVDNTERIKKSLSEPGWLELRLLADPNPYPSKEMALKAHNGKLPEGTTILPSEDGKSFYIVKERVELNGNDIKTARRATDQYGSPSVSFSLNKVGVEKFAKVTSEHVGERLAIILDKKVISAPRINEPINSPTAEITGRFSIDEAEDLAIKLRSGALPASMTFLEERTVGPSLGKDSIRKGVKAALWGMIIVMAFMLFYYKLAGLNADIALLLNMIYLLGGLAYFHATLTLPGIAGFILTIGMAVDANVIIFERIKEELRNGKTPRAAIDTGFSKGLSAVLDGNITTLIAAVFLFQYGTGPVKGFAVTLSLGIIASLFTAIFVSKLIFDIVLSIRKNAETLSI, from the coding sequence ATGAAATGGAGAATCTTGTTAGTTTTATTCCTGACAGTAGGCGCTATTTATTATGTTTATCCCCCTCAGGAAAAGATTAATCTTGGTCTTGACCTGAGAGGCGGAGTTCACATGGTTTTAAAGGTGAACCTTGATGAAGCGTGGCGTGCGGAATTGGATAATTCTAAATCAAATTTAGAGTATCTGTTAAAAGACGAAAAAATTGAATTCAGCAAAATAACCAAAGACGATAAAAATCTGAAAATAATTGTTGAAGGTATTCCCGCTGACAAAATTGAAAAGGCAAAAGACAAATTCAAATCTTACATGGCTGGATATTCAATGAAGGATTTGGGAAATGGTTCATTTGAATTTACAATGAAAGAAAGCATGAAAAAAGAAATCTCAAAACAGGCTATGAGACAGGCTCTTTTAATCATTAATAACAGGGTTGATGAATACGGAGTGGCTGAGCCGGTTATTCAAAGGCAGGGGCTTGAAAGTGATAGAATAGTAATTGAACTTCCTGGTGTTGATAATACTGAAAGAATAAAAAAGAGTTTGTCAGAGCCTGGGTGGCTTGAATTAAGGCTTCTTGCTGATCCAAACCCCTACCCTTCAAAGGAAATGGCTTTAAAAGCACATAACGGTAAGTTACCTGAGGGAACAACAATTCTTCCCAGTGAAGACGGAAAATCATTTTACATTGTCAAAGAAAGGGTTGAGTTAAACGGGAACGACATTAAAACAGCAAGAAGGGCAACCGACCAATACGGTTCTCCATCTGTTTCATTCTCTTTAAATAAAGTAGGTGTTGAGAAGTTTGCAAAAGTAACATCTGAACATGTTGGAGAAAGACTTGCAATTATACTTGACAAAAAGGTTATATCTGCTCCAAGAATTAACGAGCCTATTAACAGCCCAACAGCCGAGATTACGGGGAGATTTTCTATTGATGAAGCTGAAGACCTTGCAATTAAATTAAGGTCTGGTGCATTGCCTGCTTCAATGACTTTTCTTGAAGAAAGAACAGTAGGACCATCTTTAGGTAAAGACTCTATTAGAAAGGGCGTTAAAGCTGCACTATGGGGAATGATTATAGTTATGGCCTTTATGCTTTTTTACTATAAACTTGCTGGATTGAATGCAGATATTGCTCTTCTTCTCAACATGATTTATCTATTAGGTGGGCTTGCATACTTCCATGCAACCCTTACCTTGCCAGGCATAGCTGGTTTTATCCTTACGATAGGTATGGCCGTTGACGCTAATGTTATTATCTTTGAGAGAATTAAAGAAGAATTAAGGAATGGCAAAACGCCAAGGGCAGCCATAGACACTGGATTTTCAAAAGGTCTGTCTGCTGTACTGGACGGTAATATAACAACCCTTATTGCAGCTGTTTTCCTATTTCAGTATGGAACAGGACCTGTTAAGGGCTTTGCCGTTACACTCTCATTAGGTATTATTGCAAGTTTATTCACTGC
- the yajC gene encoding preprotein translocase subunit YajC, with the protein MFETLAYAGTGQAAGQQSFLIQIFPLIVLFFIFYFFLIRPQTKRQKALDQLRSNLKVGDKVITTGGIYGEIAYVGDNVVHLKVGKDVKLTVAKAAIAGLQSNKEQN; encoded by the coding sequence GTGTTTGAGACATTAGCTTACGCAGGTACAGGACAGGCAGCAGGCCAACAGAGTTTTTTAATCCAGATTTTTCCCTTAATAGTACTGTTTTTCATTTTTTATTTCTTTTTAATCAGGCCGCAGACTAAAAGGCAAAAGGCATTAGACCAGTTAAGAAGCAATTTAAAAGTAGGAGATAAAGTAATTACCACAGGCGGAATTTATGGAGAAATCGCATATGTTGGTGATAATGTTGTTCACTTGAAAGTTGGCAAAGACGTTAAGTTAACTGTTGCAAAGGCTGCAATTGCAGGCCTTCAGTCAAATAAAGAGCAAAATTAA
- the tgt gene encoding tRNA guanosine(34) transglycosylase Tgt, which yields MYGFKLIAKDRNTKARTGVLSTAHGEIETPIFMPVGTQATVKALTPEQLKECKAQIILGNTYHLFLRPGHKVIEHLGGLHKFMNWDRPILTDSGGYQVFSLSELRKITEEGVEFKSHLDGSKKFLSPEIALEIQNSLNSDIVMVLDECPPYPSTYDYINLSLALTTKWAKRARDAWDYSVEKDGRYQFGIVQGGMIKELRRKATSQLIEIGFDGYAIGGLSVGEPKNLMYEVLGYSVEWLPENKPRYLMGVGKPEDILYAVEQGVDMFDCVLPTRNARNGQLFTKKGTINIKQEKYKLDNKPVEEGCDCYTCRNFSRAYLRHLFHAREILSSVLNTIHNVRFFLRLMEEIRESIKQQKFSEYKREFLKNYNNSEVF from the coding sequence ATGTATGGATTTAAACTAATTGCAAAAGATAGAAATACAAAAGCAAGAACTGGTGTTTTAAGTACAGCACACGGAGAAATAGAAACACCTATTTTTATGCCTGTGGGAACCCAGGCAACAGTAAAGGCGTTAACTCCCGAACAATTAAAAGAATGTAAAGCACAGATAATTTTAGGAAATACATATCATCTTTTTTTAAGACCAGGACATAAAGTAATTGAACATTTAGGTGGTCTTCATAAATTTATGAACTGGGATAGGCCTATATTAACTGACAGTGGAGGATACCAGGTTTTTAGCCTGTCGGAATTAAGAAAGATTACAGAGGAAGGTGTTGAGTTTAAATCTCACTTAGACGGAAGTAAGAAATTTCTGTCCCCTGAAATTGCCCTTGAAATACAGAATTCATTAAACTCAGATATTGTTATGGTGCTTGATGAATGCCCACCCTACCCATCCACTTACGATTACATTAACCTGTCTCTCGCTTTAACCACTAAATGGGCTAAGAGAGCAAGGGATGCGTGGGATTATTCAGTAGAGAAAGACGGAAGGTACCAGTTTGGAATTGTGCAGGGGGGGATGATAAAGGAATTAAGAAGAAAAGCAACTTCTCAACTAATAGAAATAGGCTTTGATGGGTATGCTATAGGGGGGCTATCAGTTGGAGAGCCTAAAAATCTAATGTATGAAGTTTTAGGTTATTCAGTAGAATGGTTACCTGAAAACAAGCCCCGCTACCTAATGGGCGTTGGCAAACCTGAAGATATTTTGTACGCAGTTGAACAGGGAGTTGATATGTTTGACTGTGTTTTGCCAACAAGAAATGCAAGAAACGGGCAATTGTTTACCAAAAAAGGCACTATAAATATCAAACAGGAGAAGTATAAACTTGACAATAAACCTGTAGAAGAGGGATGCGATTGCTATACTTGCAGAAACTTTTCCAGGGCTTATTTAAGGCATTTGTTCCACGCAAGAGAGATTTTGTCGTCAGTGTTAAACACAATCCACAATGTTAGATTTTTCTTGAGGCTTATGGAAGAGATAAGAGAATCAATTAAACAACAAAAATTTAGTGAATACAAAAGAGAGTTTTTAAAAAATTACAATAATTCGGAGGTGTTTTAG
- the pal gene encoding peptidoglycan-associated lipoprotein Pal, whose protein sequence is MRKFFILLLFFSVIISVSCHKKVEQMPNKEIKPQETTQKQIEQKENINTAVISEKQLGENKKEDFESKSVDELNKENILEDVYFEFDKSRLTPETREVLKKHAKWLKEHPSVKILIEGHCDERGTEQYNLALGDRRAHAVKNYLISLGISPDRMKTISFGEMFPKVKGHNEWAWSQNRRCHFVIISK, encoded by the coding sequence ATGAGGAAGTTTTTTATTTTACTTTTGTTTTTTTCGGTAATAATATCTGTTTCCTGTCATAAAAAGGTTGAACAAATGCCCAATAAGGAGATAAAACCTCAAGAAACAACGCAAAAACAAATAGAACAAAAGGAAAACATAAATACCGCGGTCATTAGTGAAAAACAATTGGGAGAAAACAAGAAGGAAGATTTTGAGTCAAAATCTGTTGATGAGCTAAACAAAGAGAATATTCTTGAAGATGTTTATTTTGAATTTGATAAATCAAGGCTTACCCCTGAAACGAGAGAGGTTTTAAAAAAACATGCAAAGTGGCTTAAAGAACACCCATCCGTAAAAATATTGATTGAAGGCCATTGCGATGAGAGGGGAACTGAGCAGTATAACCTTGCTTTGGGCGACAGAAGGGCTCATGCAGTGAAAAATTATCTTATCTCTCTCGGTATTTCTCCTGATAGAATGAAAACAATAAGTTTTGGTGAGATGTTTCCCAAAGTTAAGGGGCATAATGAGTGGGCATGGTCTCAAAACAGAAGATGTCATTTTGTTATTATTTCAAAATAA
- the ybgF gene encoding tol-pal system protein YbgF, with protein MKKLVVLLFLPLLLVGCVDNTKSAQDLNDIKDQLWKVQAQQSEELKRLKELEEKVGNNDADNGTNADIVATQQEIQDSVNAILERIKELNDKVTFLLTKISSLENGQASNNSLENNDNQNNTNFSGITNPDALFSQAYADYMKGNYDIAIIEFKDYIAKFPDSEKVDNAYYWLGLCYFEKEKFRDAIDSFDKIIKDYPQSDVLAAAMLKKGLALFEMGAAGMGAVQLQELIEKFPMSKEASIARKKLDALHIAN; from the coding sequence ATGAAAAAACTTGTGGTTTTACTTTTTTTGCCACTTCTGTTAGTCGGTTGTGTAGATAACACAAAAAGTGCTCAGGATTTAAACGACATTAAAGACCAGTTGTGGAAGGTTCAGGCTCAACAGAGTGAAGAGTTGAAAAGGCTTAAAGAACTTGAAGAAAAAGTTGGAAATAATGATGCTGATAATGGAACAAATGCTGATATAGTTGCTACCCAGCAGGAAATCCAGGATAGTGTAAACGCAATTTTAGAAAGGATAAAGGAATTAAACGATAAGGTAACCTTTCTTCTGACAAAGATTTCATCTCTGGAAAATGGACAGGCAAGTAACAATTCATTAGAGAATAATGACAATCAGAATAATACCAATTTTAGTGGAATTACAAATCCAGATGCATTATTCTCCCAGGCTTACGCAGATTACATGAAAGGTAATTACGATATTGCAATAATTGAGTTTAAAGACTACATAGCAAAGTTTCCAGATTCAGAAAAGGTTGACAATGCATACTACTGGTTAGGCCTCTGCTATTTTGAAAAAGAAAAATTTAGAGACGCAATAGATAGTTTTGACAAAATAATTAAGGATTACCCCCAGTCTGATGTCCTTGCAGCAGCAATGTTAAAGAAAGGGCTTGCCCTATTTGAAATGGGGGCAGCTGGAATGGGTGCTGTTCAGTTGCAGGAATTAATAGAAAAATTTCCAATGTCAAAAGAGGCAAGTATTGCAAGAAAAAAGTTAGACGCATTGCACATAGCGAATTAA
- a CDS encoding GHMP family kinase ATP-binding protein — MLKNLNSGVSDFFPSNHKDLVLISTLLKYLGIEQGFEIEFFSDFPQGSSLGVSSSLLVAVFIGLKHFFKFKYSRKEAIEVLKNIEARFMGYPAGIQDYLAPFYGGMNAFFFGINGFSRKKIKINKSLSDSFIFVFTGKSHFSGSPNWELFKRFFDKDKKILEGFNNIYKNSKKVLQSIENKDIKLLGKYLKEDFETRKNMLNSLIPEIDLFELLDSLDGVYGYRLCGAASGGTVVACIDKNYRKYIEQTVKERGYPVFDCFLKKCKVRVINV; from the coding sequence TTGCTTAAAAATCTGAATTCAGGTGTTTCAGATTTTTTCCCGTCAAACCATAAAGATTTAGTATTAATATCAACACTTTTAAAATATCTTGGAATTGAACAGGGGTTTGAGATAGAGTTTTTTTCAGATTTTCCTCAAGGCTCTTCCTTAGGGGTTTCGTCTTCTCTGCTTGTTGCTGTGTTTATTGGCTTAAAGCATTTTTTCAAATTTAAATATTCAAGAAAAGAGGCTATAGAAGTTTTGAAAAATATTGAAGCAAGGTTTATGGGTTATCCTGCAGGAATTCAGGATTACCTTGCCCCTTTTTACGGTGGGATGAATGCTTTTTTCTTCGGGATAAATGGATTTAGCAGAAAGAAAATTAAAATTAATAAAAGTTTATCTGACAGCTTTATTTTTGTTTTTACAGGGAAAAGCCATTTTTCAGGTTCTCCAAACTGGGAGTTATTTAAGAGATTTTTTGATAAGGATAAAAAGATTTTAGAAGGGTTCAATAACATATACAAAAACTCTAAAAAAGTTTTGCAATCTATTGAAAATAAAGATATAAAACTATTAGGTAAATATTTAAAAGAGGATTTTGAGACAAGAAAGAATATGTTAAATTCCCTTATCCCTGAAATTGATTTATTTGAATTGTTAGATTCCCTTGACGGAGTTTACGGATACAGGCTTTGCGGAGCGGCATCAGGGGGCACTGTGGTGGCGTGTATAGACAAAAATTACAGAAAATACATTGAACAAACAGTAAAGGAAAGGGGTTATCCAGTTTTTGATTGTTTTTTAAAAAAATGTAAAGTAAGGGTTATAAATGTTTGA
- the xseA gene encoding exodeoxyribonuclease VII large subunit, protein MFENVSKRIKKYFTVSNLTKIIKQRLTTPDLQQIWVLGEITDLKYFTRGKHAYFSLKDENAVISCAFFAGNNRFYSGNLENGMKVFAFGDIDVYAPRGNYQLIVRQIVPAGEGEFALKIKALEEKFKKEGLFDRKRPVPELPETIGLITSKDGAAIKDFLKMAKEVPYLKIILYPSLVQGEDAPATIIEGIKRLNKIDEVEAIVITRGGGSEEDLRCFYDENLVRAIFNSKKPVISAIGHERDVVFTDRVADLRKATPTDAGKFFAESYKKTFQNFKKLTVLLERKMRMWVERNPDEEKIRAFVLRLKSLSESVINSRQQHIDYLNEKLLREIEQVLNDTEQMVKTLSIKIHPRTLLSNFETRVERLFNLEFSLENRLEKIIERKHAKLTENKNKLKVNINENFRLTENRVKALRHRLNPFVFIKDTEKKKEKVEYLKKSLYSNSLAKLKDKEGLIKMFSEKLNDLSPLNVVSRGYAIVKDKEGNILKSANKVNKGDFIEVNLKDGSLDCTVNEINIKER, encoded by the coding sequence ATGTTTGAAAATGTATCAAAAAGGATAAAAAAGTATTTCACAGTAAGCAATTTAACAAAAATTATAAAACAAAGATTAACCACACCAGATTTGCAGCAGATATGGGTTTTAGGTGAAATTACAGACTTGAAATACTTTACCAGGGGGAAGCACGCCTATTTTTCTTTGAAGGATGAAAACGCAGTAATAAGTTGTGCCTTTTTCGCAGGAAACAACAGGTTTTACAGTGGTAATCTTGAAAACGGGATGAAGGTTTTTGCCTTTGGTGATATTGATGTCTATGCTCCCAGAGGGAATTATCAGTTAATAGTCAGACAGATAGTTCCAGCTGGAGAGGGAGAGTTTGCTTTAAAGATTAAAGCCCTTGAGGAAAAGTTCAAAAAAGAAGGATTGTTTGACAGAAAAAGGCCTGTGCCTGAGTTGCCTGAAACTATAGGGTTAATCACATCAAAGGATGGTGCTGCAATAAAGGATTTTCTAAAAATGGCGAAAGAAGTGCCTTATTTAAAAATAATTCTTTACCCCTCATTAGTTCAGGGGGAAGATGCTCCTGCTACCATAATCGAGGGTATTAAAAGGCTTAATAAAATAGATGAAGTTGAAGCAATTGTCATTACAAGAGGTGGAGGAAGTGAAGAGGATTTAAGATGCTTTTACGATGAAAATCTTGTCAGAGCTATTTTTAACTCAAAGAAGCCTGTTATATCGGCGATAGGACATGAAAGGGATGTTGTTTTTACAGACAGGGTTGCTGATTTGAGAAAGGCAACACCAACTGATGCTGGGAAATTCTTTGCTGAAAGTTATAAAAAAACATTTCAGAATTTTAAAAAATTAACAGTCCTTCTTGAAAGAAAAATGAGAATGTGGGTAGAACGAAACCCTGATGAAGAAAAAATTAGGGCATTTGTGTTAAGATTAAAGTCTTTATCAGAATCCGTTATTAATTCAAGGCAACAACATATTGATTATTTAAACGAGAAGCTTTTAAGAGAAATAGAGCAGGTTTTAAATGACACAGAACAGATGGTTAAAACCCTTTCAATTAAAATACATCCCAGAACTTTATTAAGTAATTTTGAAACAAGGGTTGAAAGATTATTCAACCTTGAATTTTCATTGGAAAACAGGCTTGAGAAAATTATTGAAAGAAAACATGCAAAATTAACAGAAAATAAAAATAAATTAAAAGTAAATATTAACGAGAATTTCAGGTTAACAGAAAATAGAGTAAAAGCATTAAGACACAGGCTAAACCCCTTTGTATTTATTAAAGATACTGAAAAGAAAAAAGAAAAGGTGGAATATCTAAAAAAATCACTTTATTCAAATAGCTTGGCAAAGTTAAAAGATAAAGAGGGGTTAATTAAAATGTTTTCGGAGAAATTAAATGATTTATCCCCTTTAAATGTAGTTAGCAGAGGCTATGCTATTGTAAAAGACAAAGAGGGAAATATATTAAAATCAGCAAATAAAGTTAACAAAGGCGATTTTATTGAGGTAAATCTAAAAGATGGAAGTTTAGATTGTACAGTAAACGAGATTAATATAAAAGAGAGGTAA
- the xseB gene encoding exodeoxyribonuclease VII small subunit: MAKFEEKLKRLEEIVETLSSPELELDTSLKLFEEGVKLVRELNSELKDARGKVIEFQKYLEEIEEDGQENAHGDENENDEDVPF, from the coding sequence ATGGCTAAGTTTGAAGAAAAATTAAAAAGGCTTGAGGAAATAGTTGAAACCCTTTCAAGTCCTGAGCTGGAATTAGACACATCATTAAAACTGTTTGAAGAAGGGGTAAAGCTTGTGAGAGAGTTAAACTCCGAATTAAAAGACGCGAGGGGTAAAGTGATTGAATTTCAGAAGTATCTTGAAGAGATTGAGGAAGATGGGCAGGAAAACGCACACGGAGATGAGAACGAAAATGATGAAGATGTCCCTTTCTGA
- a CDS encoding polyprenyl synthetase family protein, with protein sequence MMKMSLSDYLKNKRDFFEKEIKNFFPSTFKEASAVLKAMEYSFFAGGKRFRPILALTVCEALGKPEKDIIPACLAIEMIHTYSLIHDDLPAMDNDDFRRGKPSNHKIFGEGMAILAGDALLTEAFFVASKYPENDKLIKGKLDFIRELANAAGIRGMVGGQVMDIDQNKPFNTDFLYKLHMAKTGAIIRISALVPLIIYQDYTYFKEINSYASNLGLLFQITDDILDVESSSSKLGKTAGKDIEQNKLTFVTLFGLDEAKKKAKEVLEKTIAFAEKVPNNRYLMQLANYIFSRDK encoded by the coding sequence ATGATGAAGATGTCCCTTTCTGATTACCTGAAAAATAAAAGAGACTTTTTTGAAAAAGAAATTAAAAATTTTTTCCCTTCAACCTTTAAAGAGGCAAGTGCTGTTTTAAAGGCAATGGAGTATTCATTTTTTGCGGGGGGAAAGAGATTTCGGCCTATTCTTGCTTTAACAGTCTGTGAGGCATTGGGAAAGCCTGAAAAAGACATTATCCCTGCCTGCCTTGCAATTGAGATGATTCATACCTATTCCCTTATCCACGATGATTTGCCTGCAATGGACAATGATGATTTCAGAAGAGGAAAGCCTTCAAACCATAAGATTTTTGGAGAGGGGATGGCAATTCTTGCAGGAGATGCTCTTTTAACTGAGGCTTTTTTTGTTGCATCTAAATACCCTGAAAACGACAAATTAATAAAGGGCAAGTTGGATTTTATTAGAGAGTTAGCAAATGCAGCTGGGATTAGAGGCATGGTGGGTGGCCAGGTAATGGATATTGACCAGAATAAGCCCTTTAATACCGATTTTTTATATAAGTTACATATGGCAAAAACCGGGGCTATTATTCGAATTTCAGCCCTTGTCCCTTTGATAATCTATCAAGACTACACCTATTTTAAGGAAATAAACAGCTATGCTTCAAATTTAGGGTTGCTCTTTCAGATAACAGATGACATTCTTGATGTTGAATCATCAAGCAGTAAATTAGGTAAAACAGCAGGAAAAGATATTGAGCAAAATAAACTAACATTTGTTACTTTATTCGGGTTAGATGAGGCAAAAAAGAAGGCAAAAGAGGTTCTTGAAAAAACAATAGCATTTGCAGAAAAAGTACCTAACAACCGCTATTTAATGCAACTTGCAAATTATATATTTTCAAGGGATAAATAA
- a CDS encoding manganese efflux pump MntP gives MHFTEILLIAFSLGIDALAVSVSLSLFLKNPEKRQKFRIFFHFGLFQFLFPIVGYYLILIFNIHSGRFGNVIGGIILIILGLKMFVEGFKKEDEKFDKNKDLTRGFPLILFSAGVSIDALSVGVSMALIKKSIWFLAIMAGILTSLMSYIGIGFGKNLGLKFGEYSEFLGGTILFLLGIKVGFF, from the coding sequence ATGCATTTTACTGAAATTCTGTTAATCGCTTTTTCGTTAGGAATTGATGCCCTTGCAGTTTCGGTTTCTCTATCCCTTTTTCTTAAAAATCCTGAGAAGAGGCAAAAATTCAGGATTTTCTTTCATTTCGGATTATTTCAATTTCTCTTTCCAATTGTAGGATACTATTTGATTTTGATATTTAACATCCATTCGGGAAGGTTTGGGAACGTTATAGGTGGAATTATTTTAATAATTTTAGGTTTAAAAATGTTTGTTGAAGGATTTAAAAAAGAAGATGAAAAATTTGATAAAAACAAAGATTTAACACGAGGGTTTCCTTTGATTTTATTTTCTGCAGGAGTAAGCATTGATGCTCTTTCTGTGGGTGTGTCAATGGCTTTGATTAAAAAGAGCATTTGGTTTCTTGCGATTATGGCAGGGATTTTAACATCTCTAATGTCTTACATAGGTATTGGTTTCGGGAAAAATTTAGGGTTAAAGTTTGGGGAGTATTCAGAATTTTTAGGGGGTACAATTTTATTCTTGTTAGGGATTAAAGTAGGGTTTTTCTAA
- the recG gene encoding ATP-dependent DNA helicase RecG — MTDLIHLDDYIEEIKFKGLGPATVKRLKGKGLKKVEDLLYFFPLKYNELSNFKKIAYTKPEEKVSLKVKVRSKKFKRSFRKKIPMLEAIASDETGNIKLIWFNQPYLVPMIKSGGEIIVFGKTQWRNNDYCMVNPVVRFLEAKEFSEIKLEIEPVYSSIEKVSNAFLKKLISFLILNTYPLNFSFPDEVRERFSFPEKRECFKNIHFPQSIEEVRKIENFSSIYQQALIFEELFEFFLGVFTLTEKEDTIKKEPVFIDEELRKEIDSILPFKLTDEQKRVLNDIYKVFEKGNRLVRLVQGDVGSGKTIVSVLAALPFLKKGYQVALIAPTEILARQHYKTIEGILQKTGIPVFLLTGSTSKKEKQKIYSGLESGIIKFIVGTHALIQPEVKFNNLQFVIIDEQHRFGVEQRQILVEKGDHPHILSLTATPIPRTLAMTLYGHYDYDAIKSKPPGRKEVKTIIKKRENDFEVYKFVYKMAKINKIQSYFVYPLIDTSDALELTSATEKFEELSNTYFKDLKTAMIHGKMKPQEKEDVMKRFQQGEIDILFSTTVIEVGVDVPNANIMVIENAERFGLSQLHQLRGRIGRGEEQAYCFLIVDRLGENAYKRIKIMSKTSDGFLIAEQDLKIRGPGEFLGTRQSGLPDFKIADILRDARMVEEARNIAKQYVYQGKLTLNDSEKWKKKFGKALV, encoded by the coding sequence ATGACTGATTTAATTCATTTAGACGATTATATTGAAGAAATTAAATTTAAGGGTCTGGGTCCTGCAACTGTAAAGAGACTAAAGGGTAAAGGATTAAAAAAAGTAGAGGATTTGCTTTATTTTTTCCCTTTAAAATATAATGAATTATCAAACTTTAAAAAAATTGCCTACACAAAACCGGAAGAAAAGGTTTCTTTAAAAGTAAAAGTCCGCTCTAAAAAATTTAAAAGAAGCTTTAGAAAAAAAATCCCTATGCTTGAGGCAATAGCATCAGATGAAACAGGAAATATTAAACTTATCTGGTTTAATCAGCCGTACCTTGTACCTATGATTAAAAGTGGCGGCGAAATAATCGTTTTTGGCAAAACCCAGTGGAGAAATAATGATTATTGTATGGTAAACCCTGTTGTAAGATTTCTTGAGGCAAAGGAGTTTTCTGAGATTAAGCTTGAAATTGAGCCTGTTTATTCTTCGATTGAGAAGGTTTCAAATGCTTTTTTAAAAAAACTCATCTCTTTTTTAATTTTAAATACATATCCCCTTAATTTTTCTTTCCCTGATGAGGTAAGAGAAAGATTTAGTTTTCCAGAAAAAAGGGAATGCTTTAAAAATATTCATTTCCCTCAAAGTATAGAGGAAGTGAGAAAGATTGAAAACTTTTCATCAATATATCAGCAGGCTTTAATCTTTGAAGAGTTGTTTGAGTTTTTCTTAGGGGTATTTACTTTAACAGAAAAAGAGGATACGATTAAAAAAGAACCTGTTTTTATTGACGAAGAGTTAAGAAAAGAAATAGATTCAATCCTGCCTTTTAAACTAACCGACGAGCAAAAAAGGGTTTTAAATGATATATATAAAGTTTTTGAAAAGGGAAATAGGCTTGTAAGACTGGTACAGGGGGATGTTGGTTCTGGCAAAACCATTGTTTCAGTTCTCGCTGCGTTGCCTTTTTTAAAAAAAGGTTATCAGGTAGCTTTAATTGCACCCACCGAAATTCTCGCGAGACAGCATTACAAAACTATAGAGGGGATACTCCAAAAAACAGGAATCCCTGTTTTTCTCTTGACAGGAAGCACCTCCAAAAAGGAAAAACAAAAAATATATTCAGGGCTTGAGAGTGGGATTATTAAATTTATAGTAGGCACTCATGCATTAATCCAGCCTGAAGTGAAGTTTAACAATCTTCAATTTGTAATAATTGATGAACAGCACAGGTTTGGGGTTGAACAGAGGCAAATTTTGGTTGAAAAGGGAGACCATCCACATATTCTTTCATTAACAGCAACCCCTATTCCAAGGACACTTGCAATGACTTTGTACGGCCATTATGATTACGATGCTATAAAATCAAAACCTCCTGGAAGAAAGGAAGTTAAAACAATAATTAAAAAGAGGGAAAATGACTTTGAGGTTTATAAATTTGTTTACAAAATGGCAAAAATCAATAAAATTCAAAGTTACTTTGTTTATCCTTTAATTGATACCTCAGATGCCCTTGAACTAACTTCTGCAACGGAAAAGTTTGAGGAATTGTCAAATACTTACTTTAAAGATTTAAAAACAGCCATGATACACGGAAAAATGAAACCTCAAGAAAAAGAAGATGTTATGAAAAGATTTCAACAGGGGGAAATTGATATACTTTTCTCTACAACTGTTATTGAGGTGGGAGTTGATGTCCCAAATGCAAATATTATGGTAATAGAAAATGCCGAGCGATTTGGGTTGTCTCAATTACACCAGTTAAGAGGCAGGATAGGCAGGGGAGAAGAACAGGCTTATTGTTTTCTTATAGTGGATAGATTAGGAGAAAATGCCTACAAGAGAATAAAGATTATGAGCAAAACATCGGACGGTTTTTTAATAGCAGAGCAGGATTTAAAAATAAGGGGACCTGGAGAATTTTTAGGCACAAGGCAGTCAGGTTTACCGGATTTTAAAATAGCCGATATTCTGAGAGATGCCAGAATGGTGGAAGAAGCGAGAAATATTGCAAAACAATATGTTTACCAGGGGAAATTAACATTAAATGATTCAGAAAAATGGAAGAAAAAGTTTGGTAAGGCTCTTGTATAG